Proteins encoded together in one Lathyrus oleraceus cultivar Zhongwan6 chromosome 5, CAAS_Psat_ZW6_1.0, whole genome shotgun sequence window:
- the LOC127087399 gene encoding RNA-dependent RNA polymerase 6 — protein sequence MDLEGSEKDSVLTTTQVSIGGFDTDVKAYDLVSFLESEIGYVDRCRLKTSCTPTESYPEFNITDTKPNEKTDYKKVAPHAFVHFTLAESATEALNAAGRCDLILNGCPLKVICGPQNPNFLNKRRRTAAPFKMSDVIVEIGTLVSLSDFTVAWRGPTKGVNFLVDPFDSMCKLCFNRDVVFSIKGMAKKVVIKCDFKVGFLVRDILEIKRYDDTSYHVVLLHLASPPSVWYRTADDDIEESVTIDLLDDDDPWIRTTDFTPSGAVGRCSFYRISIPPRYRAKLNKALEYLRCQRVQRVQLTRPLRILNEPDFGVPMSDVFFYIDSQKDISFDIMFLVNAIVHRGIFNQYSLSNQFFELLRSQPKDVSVAALKHLCTYKRPVFDAFKRLKAVQEWLLSNPKLYQNSKQCDDVMEVRRLVVTPTKAYCIAPEVELSNRVLRKFKDVSDRFLRVTFMDEGMQTLNVYALNYYVAPIVKEITSNSFPQRTRIHKRVKTILEDGFYFCGRKYSFLAFSSNQLRDRSAWFFAEDRNIRCNGIRSWMGKFNQKNVAKCAARMGQCFSSTYASVDVAANQVNSMLPDIERNNYVFSDGIGIITTDLADEVAEKLKLDKVPSAYQIRYAGFKGVVACWPSKGDGIKLSLRPSMNKFQSTHTTLEICAWTRFQPGFLNRQIITLLSALDVPDEIFWKMQESMISKLNQMLLDAEVAFDVLTKSCAEHGNAAAIMLSCGFSPKTEPHLRGMLNSIRAAQLWGLREKSRIFVSSGRWLMGVLDELGVLEQGQCFVQVSTPSLENCFAKHGSRFSETNSLHVVKGLVVIAKNPCLHPGDVRVLEAVDVPDLHHLYDCLVFPQKGERPHTNEASGSDLDGDLYFVTWDGNLIPPSKRSWTPMEYTAQESRFQPRQITIQDIIEFFVKNMVNEHLGSICNAHVVHADSSDYGALDEKCIHLAELAATAVDFPKTGKLVAMPPNLKPKLYPDFMGKEHHQSYKSKKILGRLYRRIKDAYDKDIDAPEVNCVSGDINYDTDLEVPGSADFIDDAWEQKCSYDGQLSGLLGQYKVKTEEEVVTGQIWSMPKHNSRKQGELKERLKHSYSALKREFRQTFEKPNSDVGELSDEEKNLMYEQKASAWYQVTYHPKWVKKTLDLQIKSSDDQEADSSLRNVMLSFPWIAVDYLARSKIRNRKVGSFDSTKPVDSLAKYLSERL from the exons ATGGATTTAGAAGGAAGTGAAAAGGATTCGGTGCTAACTACTACTCAAGTGAGCATCGGTGGATTTGACACGGATGTCAAAGCTTATGATCTGGTGTCATTCTTGGAATCTGAGATCGGATATGTAGACAGATGTCGGCTGAAGACTTCCTGCACTCCTACGGAGTCATATCCAGAATTTAATATTACTGATACTAAACCGAATGAAAAAACAGATTATAAAAAGGTGGCACCTCATGCCTTTGTGCATTTTACTTTGGCAGAGTCTGCAACCGAGGCCCTCAATGCTGCGGGTCGCTGTGACCTAATATTGAACGGTTGTCCATTAAAGGTCATCTGTGGGCCACAAAATCCAAACTTCCTGAACAAAAGGAGGCGAACTGCGGCTCCTTTTAAGATGTCGGATGTCATCGTTGAAATTGGGACTTTGGTTAGCCTATCGGATTTTACTGTTGCTTGGAGAGGTCCTACTAAAGGGGTAAACTTTCTAGTGGACCCTTTTGATAGCATGTGCAAGCTTTGTTTCAATCGAGATGTTGTGTTCTCAAtcaaaggaatggctaaaaaggTAGTGATAAAGTGTGATTTTAAGGTGGGGTTCTTGGTTAGAGACATATTGGAGATTAAAAGATACGATGATACATCATATCATGTTGTTTTGTTACATCTAGCTTCACCACCTTCGGTATGGTACAGAACTGCTGATGACGATATTGAAGAATCAGTTACCATTGATTTGTTGGATGACGATGATCCTTGGATCAGAACCACTGACTTTACCCCTAGTGGGGCCGTTGGTCGATGCAGTTTTTATAGAATTTCAATCCCACCTCGTTATCGTGCAAAATTGAATAAGGCATTGGAATATCTGAGATGCCAAAGAGTGCAACGGGTTCAGCTTACACGGCCACTTAGGATACTGAATGAACCTGATTTTGGGGTGCCCATGTCAGATGTTTTTTTCTACATAGATTCTCAGAAGGACATTTCATTTGATATTATGTTCTTGGTCAATGCAATTGTACACAGAGGAATATTCAACCAGTATAGTTTATCAAACCAGTTTTTTGAATTGCTGAGAAGTCAACCTAAGGATGTCAGCGTGGCTGCCCTGAAGCACTTATGTACTTACAAGCGCCCAGTGTTTGATGCATTTAAGAGGCTGAAAGCAGTCCAAGAGTGGTTGCTCAGCAATCCAAAACTTTATCAGAACTCCAAGCAGTGTGACGATGTTATGGAGGTTCGAAGACTGGTTGTTACTCCAACAAAAGCCTATTGTATAGCCCCAGAAGTTGAATTGTCTAATAGGGTCCTCAGAAAATTTAAAGATGTTTCAGACCGATTCTTGAGAGTTACCTTTATGGATGAAGGAATGCAAACACTTAATGTATATGCTCTTAACTATTATGTTGCTCCCATTGTGAAGGAAATCACATCAAATTCCTTTCCACAGAGGACGAGAATACATAAAAGGGTCAAGACAATCCTGGAAGATGGGTTTTACTTTTGTGGCCGAAAATATTCATTTTTGGCTTTTTCATCAAATCAACTTAGAGATCGTTCTGCATGGTTTTTTGCCGAAGACAGAAACATAAGATGTAATGGTATAAGAAGTTGGATGGGAAAATTTAATCAGAAGAATGTTGCAAAGTGTGCAGCTAGAATGGGACAGTGCTTCTCATCTACGTATGCATCAGTGGACGTTGCTGCAAATCAAGTTAACTCGATGCTACCAGATATTGAGAGGAATAATTATGTTTTTTCTGATGGCATAGGTATCATCACTACTGATCTTGCGGATGAAGTAGCTGAAAAATTGAAATTAGACAAGGTACCCTCCGCTTACCAGATCAGGTATGCTGGTTTTAAAGGGGTTGTAGCCTGTTGGCCTTCTAAAGGAGACGGAATCAAACTTTCTTTGAGGCCCAGCATGAACAAGTTTCAGTCTACTCATACTACCTTGGAAATCTGTGCCTGGACTAGGTTTCAACCTGGTTTTCTTAACAGGCAAATTATAACATTGCTTTCAGCTCTGGACGTGCCTGACGAAATATTCTGGAAAATGCAGGAGAGTATGATTTCAAAGTTAAATCAAATGCTTCTGGATGCAGAAGTGGCCTTTGATGTTCTTACGAAGTCTTGTGCTGAGCATGGAAATGCTGCAGCAATAATGTTAAGTTGCGGCTTCAGTCCCAAAACAGAACCTCATCTTAGAGGCATGCTAAATTCTATCCGTGCTGCACAGCTTTGGGGCCTTAGAGAAAAGTCTAGAATTTTTGTTTCATCTGGGAGATGGTTGATGGGTGTTTTAGATGAGTTGGGTGTGCTTGAACAAGGGCAATGCTTTGTTCAAGTTTCTACTCCTTCTCTTGAAAATTGTTTCGCTAAGCACGGCTCAAGATTCTCAGAGACAAACTCCCTGCATGTGGTTAAAGGTCTTGTGGTGATAGCCAAAAATCCATGTCTTCACCCTGGAGATGTGAGAGTTTTGGAGGCAGTTGATGTCCCGGATTTACATCATTTATATGATTGTCTTGTTTTCCCTCAAAAGGGCGAAAGACCCCATACAAATGAAGCTTCTGGAAGTGACCTTGACGGGGATCTGTATTTTGTCACATGGGATGGAAATCTCATTCCACCCAGTAAAAGGAGCTGGACACCTATGGAGTACACTGCTCAAGAAAGCCGGTTTCAACCACGGCAAATCACTATCCAG GACATCATTGAGTTTTTTGTCAAAAACATGGTGAATGAGCATTTGGGTTCAATCTGTAATGCACATGTGGTACATGCTGATTCTAGTGACTATGGTGctttggatgagaaatgcatacACTTGGCTGAGTTAGCAGCCACTGCTGTTGATTTTCCAAAGACTGGCAAGCTTGTCGCAATGCCTCCTAATCTGAAACCCAAGCTGTACCCTGATTTTATGGGGAAAGAACACCACCAATCATACAAGTCCAAAAAAATCCTGGGCAGACTTTACCGGCGTATCAAAGACGCGTATGATAAAGATATTGATGCACCTGAAGTGAACTGTGTGTCTGGTGATATAAATTATGATACAGATCTTGAGGTTCCAGGATCTGCTGAttttattgatgatgcatgggAACAAAAGTGCTCTTATGATGGCCAGTTAAGTGGGTTACTGGGTCAGTACAAAGTGAAAACTGAAGAAGAAGTTGTCACCGGACAGATCTGGTCCATGCCTAAACACAACAGTAGGAAGCAAGGAGAACTTAAGGAGAGGCTGAAGCACTCATACAGTGCTCTCAAAAGAGAATTTAGGCAAACCTTTGAGAAACCGAATTCAGATGTTGGAGAGTTAAGTGATGAAGAAAAAAATTTGATGTATGAACAGAAAGCTTCTGCCTGGTATCAGGTGACATATCATCCTAAATGGGTAAAAAAAACCCTGGATTTGCAAATTAAATCCTCAGATGATCAAGAGGCAGATAGTAGTTTGAGGAACGTGATGTTGAGTTTTCCTTGGATTGCTGTTGATTACCTTGCTCGCTCAAAGATAAGGAATCGGAAAGTTGGAAGTTTTGATTCAACCAAGCCGGTTGATTCGTTGGCGAAATATCTATCTGAAAGGTTATAG
- the LOC127087412 gene encoding ethylene-responsive transcription factor SHINE 2 — MVQQTKKFRGVRQRQWGSWVSEIRHPLLKRRVWLGTFETAEAAARAYDQAAILMNGQSAKTNFPKNQGEDAVDTTCGDGGGGGGGGSGGGGGGNDSFLSPKALSELLSTKLRKYCKDPSPSLTCLRLDTDNSHIGVWQKRAGSHSDSNWVMRVELGGKKKTAESEIGTSQHIIDGNNGNADIENRVVVEEEERVALQMIEELLNWNYPCGSTSTD; from the exons AtggtacaacaaacaaagaagttCAGAGGAGTCAGGCAACGCCAGTGGGGCTCTTGGGTGTCAGAAATTCGCCACCCTTTGTT AAAGAGAAGGGTGTGGTTGGGGACATTTGAGACAGCAGAGGCGGCGGCAAGAGCATATGATCAAGCTGCAATTTTGATGAATGGTCAAAGTGCGAAGACTAATTTCCCGAAGAATCAAGGTGAAGATGCTGTTGACACTACTTGTGgtgatggtggtggtggtggtggcggtggtagtggtggtggtggtggtgggaATGACTCTTTCTTGTCACCCAAGGCACTCTCTGAGCTACTCAGCACAAAGCTTAGAAAGTATTGCAAAGACCCTTCTCCATCACTCACTTGTTTGAGGCTAGATACTGATAATTCTCACATTGGAGTGTGGCAAAAAAGAGCTGGATCACATTCTGATTCTAATTGGGTCATGAGGGTTGAGCTTGGCGGGAAGAAAAAAACTGCAGAGTCTGAGATAGGAACTTCGCAACACATTATCGATGGTAATAATGGTAATGCTGATATTGAAAATAGGGTGGTAGTAGAAGAAGAGGAAAGAGTTGCTTTGCAGATGATTGAAGAGTTACTTAATTGGAACTATCCATGTGGTTCAACTTCAACCGATTAA